One region of Salvia miltiorrhiza cultivar Shanhuang (shh) chromosome 3, IMPLAD_Smil_shh, whole genome shotgun sequence genomic DNA includes:
- the LOC131018893 gene encoding uncharacterized protein LOC131018893 gives MVIHRARIEDDERNKLAQWLLEHSLGGKLEFGAKKEAATLFKVDLKTIWRIWSQVSKQRACGVRVQVKSIRKGSSYKNKMLVDVEKIKNLSVLQRSSMRVMSTNLGVSKSLIHKWVKEKKLKPHTNAIKPFLTPQNRLSRLKWSLNQLSSISEDGFIKFQTMYNTIHIDEKWFYRTKTNDRYYLLPDEGEPYRTCKSKRYIEKIMFMCAVARPIFSLDGRCIFDGKFGIFPFTTMEAAQRNSKNRMKGTMEVKPITAVTKEVMKEMIPNFKAKWPVGANKHIYIQQDNAKPHIKPNDPDFLAVANTDGFKFQLVCQSANSPDKNVNDLGFFRAIQTLKDQKPAGNVDELLKNVKDAYDEYPPEKLNHVFITLQSCYHEIIKARGGNDYKIPHMNKERLSRLGLLPDCIQVEETLVRETLQFLELDASAEGEIYNLGAVIEGLEQVDITE, from the exons ATGGTCATACATAGAGCTAGAATcgaggatgatgaaagaaataagTTAGCACAGTGGCTTCTTGAGCATAGCCTTGGAGGGAAGCTCGAATTTGGTGCCAAAAAAGAGGCAGCAACCCTCTTCAAAGTCGATTTGAAAACAATTTGGAGGATTTGGAGCCAAGTGTCAAAGCAAAGAGCTTGTGGTGTACGTGTACAAGTAAAATCCATTAGAAAAGGTAGTTCATACAAAAACAAGATGCTTGTAGATGTTGAAAAAATCAAGAATCTTTCTGTGCTTCAAAGGTCATCAATGAGAGTCATGTCTACAAACTTAGGTGTGTCTAAATCTTTGATTCACAAGTGGGTGAAGGAGAAAAAGCTTAAACCACACACAAATGCAATAAAACCCTTTCTTACCCCACAGAATAGGCTGTCAAGACTGAAGTGGAGCCTAAATCAGCTTAGTTCAATAAGTGAAGATGGTTTTATAAAGTTTCAAACAATGTACAACACCATTCACATCGATGAGAAGTGGTTTTACCGTACCAAAACCAATGATAGGTATTACCTCCTGCCGGATGAAGGGGAACCATATCGTACATGCAAATCAAAGAGGTACATTGAAAAGATTATGTTTATGTGTGCCGTTGCCCGACCAATATTTAGCCTAGATGGCAGATGCATCTTTGATGGAAAGTTTGGCATATTTCCTTTCACAACCATGGAAGCAGCACAACGGAATTCAAAAAATAGAATGAAAGGTACCATGGAAGTGAAGCCAATCACAGCTGTTACTAAGGAAGTGATGAAAGAG ATGATCCCAAACTTTAAAGCTAAGTGGCCAGTGggagcaaacaagcacatataTATCCAACAAGACAATGCAAAACCCCACATAAAACCCAATGATCCAGACTTTTTAGCGGTTGCAAATACTGATGGTTTTAAATTCCAACTAGTATGCCAGTCTGCTAATTCGCCGGATAAAAATGTCAATGACCTAGGGTTTTTCAGAGCAATACAGACATTGAAAGATCAAAAACCAGCAGGGAATGTGGATGAGTTACTCAAGAATGTTAAAGATGCATATGATGAATACCCACCAGAGAAGCTAAACCATGTGTTCATTACTTTGCAAAGTTGTTACCATGAAATCATCAAGGCAAGGGGTGGGAATGACTACAAAATTCCACACATGAACAAAGAAAGACTCTCAAGACTGGGGTTGTTACCAGATTGCATTCAAGTTGAAGAAACACTTGTAAGGGAAACACTACAGTTTCTGGAGTTGGATGCAAGTGCAGAGGGAGAAATTTACAACCTTGGAGCAGTCATAGAAGGGCTGGAGCAGGTTGACATTACTGAGTAG
- the LOC131018894 gene encoding uncharacterized protein LOC131018894, protein MKIKPLRFVFPRLFHLCDNKEVSVDESGLWVDGNWEWVFNWRRELLKREKGSVEALTGFLSHHIPCAGKTDGWTWKASKEGVYTTKSAYSVMAATKNVVPAAQDVNETLAAVWETPAPFKVRVTAWRCLRNRLATCDNLIKRNVAISTEESACNGCVSGVETVDHLFLLCPKVEQVWDGIQKWLGFSTVRPHNITHHFTSFTHLGRRKRSEKFLKTVWTCTIWLLWKRRNESRFDGKGWEVQMLIQEIKGRLWS, encoded by the coding sequence ATGAAGATCAAACCGCTGAGATTTGTTTTTCCGAGGCTGTTTCATCTGTGTGATAACAAAGAGGTGTCAGTTGATGAGTCCGGATTGTGGGTTGATGGGAATTGGGAGTGGGTGTTCAACTGGAGAAGGGAACTGTTAAAGAGGGAGAAGGGGAGTGTTGAAGCGCTAACAGGTTTCCTTTCTCATCACATTCCATGTGCAGGAAAAACAGATGGATGGACGTGGAAGGCATCTAAGGAGGGGGTCTACACAACAAAATCAGCGTATTCAGTCATGGCGGCAACTAAGAATGTCGTACCAGCTGCACAAGACGTCAATGAGACGCTTGCAGCAGTATGGGAAACACCAGCACCGTTTAAGGTGAGAGTGACTGCTTGGAGATGTTTAAGAAATAGGCTGGCAACGTGTGACAATTTAATTAAGAGAAATGTGGCGATTTCCACTGAGGAATCAGCTTGCAACGGCTGTGTTTCCGGAGTCGAGACGGTGGATCATCTTTTCCTGTTGTGCCCTAAAGTTGAACAGGTTTGGGATGGTATTCAGAAGTGGCTTGGTTTTTCTACGGTGAGACCCCATAACATTACACACCATTTTACTTCTTTCACACACCTGGGAAGACGCAAGAGGAGTGAGAAGTTTCTTAAGACAGTTTGGACGTGTACCATCTGGCTACTTTGGAAGCGAAGAAACGAAAGCAGGTTTGATGGAAAGGGGTGGGAGGTTCAAATGTTGATACAGGAAATCAAAGGAAGACTTTGGAGCTAG